The sequence TAACCCAGAACATGCTAAGTGGACCCGTATTTACACAGAGTGCGTACAAGAAGAGGACCGCAGGATAAACCATTGACAGTAAACTGAAGTTCCATAGGAATATTAGGACAAAGCAGCAGTAACAAACAATATCATTGTTTGATCTCATTTGCTCCCACATGTAAAGGAGGATCATCTGAATTTGCCGGTATGCAGAAGTAGTCTGCACACTATCAGATTGTGTGGAAAATGCTCGTTCAATAGGTTCAGAACCTATATTCTGATTCTCTATCTCATAGTACACATCACCGTCAGAGGAATCATCACTTGAATCAGGTTCTTCatgttttatgttaaagaaAGTCACAAGGTTGGAGACAGCCATCTTACCAACAGATTTTGCTTGAGAAACACCATCACTGAACAGATGAACTATTGAGACTAGTGGGTTTGTCTTTACTCGGAACCTTTCTCCATCCCTTTTATGTGAATCCCAGCACTCATAACTAGCAGCtctattatttaacaaaatgacGTCACCAAGAAAATCCATTGAATGATTTCTAGAGTTCACTGCGGATGAGCTTCCAAATCTTTCACTTCTAAGAGACTCATTCATAtcaaaagaatatattaaatcagAACTCAAGTTAACTGGTTGCTTCCTAAAATTGATTTCCAGATTCTCTAGGCTGCTATTCCCTGCATCTGTATTTAGAGAACTATTTCTCCTCCGTCTAATGCCTTCATTTTGAATGTCACCACAATTCGCACAAGTATTTAAGCTGTGAAGTTGGGTTTGAAGGTTAAGCATTTCTGATTTCATCTTTTCCACTTGTAAATTACGCAAGCGCTTTTGATCTTCAGATTTACGGATCTGGTGCAATTGTGCAGTTTTCCAAGCGGCCCTCTTTTCTTGCTCATTTATTATGGTATCAATCTGCTCTGCTTCAAGATACCGAGACACATGGTCAAAATCTAGGGCTGCAAACATAAATGACTGTAGTGCTACCAGCATAAATATGATAATCTCAACAAGGGCAGATCTTGAAGTAATTCGGAACCCATAATCATATTTATGAAATCCAACCACCTCACTTATGTAATCGATTGTTTCACAATTCCCCTCGCAGAAGTCCCCAGCAAAAGGGGATTGATACGCAAGAGAAAGAACAATAAGAGCGAAGTTGTACATCCGCAAGAACTTGAAGATTTCATTCTTCCTCTTTAGTATTTCAAGCCTCATACggaaaaaaactaaagcaaaACCAAGATATCCAAGGTGTAGAATATCAAATTCAAGTGTCCCTGTAATTAAAATCAAAGCAAGAACAAGATCCAGCAAGTGGCAATAACTATAAAGCCTCAGGTAGTCAAGAATAGTCCACAAGCATTTTGTTTCAAATGAGAGGTCACTCAGTGATGAATTCTTGTAACGGGACATCATTTGCTGATATGTCTCTAACACTGAGAAACTGGACAAGCGATCAGCTCGAAATTTGAAACATGATAGCATGAAAACCAAATAATAGCTGATGAGCATTCGAGGATCATCGACCAAGGTTCCTGATAAAAAGCACCTTGTTtgtgaatttctaacatctgaGAGAGATGGCTcgatagacaaaaaaaatagacaggATGTTCTGAAGGGatgtatgcatgtgtgtgtgtgtgtgtgtgtgtgtgtgtgtgtgtgtatgaaaGAGTAAAAGTAGAAGAGTGAATTGAAGAGAATGTCCACGGTTTAGCCATAAGATCTGCTCCATGGAAAGAGGCAAGTTTTCTGTATTCCTCTGAAGGACAAGTGGAAGTCAAGTGATACATTTCCTATATGTGGCATCTAAAGACATGGGCTGATTCTGTAAAGTGGTTTCAAGATTTCATAATAAAAGAGACTGATGGGttgtaaaaagataaaaaaaagaatgacatTAAGTTGATATCGATAAACCAAAAAATCTTTAGCTTAAATATGAAAGGGTAAGATAGGCTTAGTTCCTTCAATGTGAGGCCAGAGAAATGAAATCTAAATTGGCCATAGACaaccaaatccaaaacaaaGCATTTTAACTAAATGTATCTCTATGGACAGCTAAATAAATTGGAGACTGTTGGAATTTTCTAACAGATCATTGAAACTTTTTGAGAGCTGCAGTAACTACCATTTTCAATATCTATAACGTAAAAGAACGATCGACTTGCTAAAAGTGAAACCCTTGGAATGCACGTTTCTCAAATGCAGTGATGCGAGGAAATATAAAATGATGTGTAAGAAAGTAAGTTTCTGTAATGGGATACCTAGCCAGCATTTTTGGCAATGGTTGAAGTACATATCGGAGCTTCTCCAACAGTCATTGCAAGGCACCTCTACCTCACCTAGGGCATGTTGCTTCCAAGATGTCTGCCAACTTGCCAAGTACTCAAGGGCTGTAACAGAACCAAATAATACCACAAATTTGGGCCACAGTTTTTGGATGATGCCCCGAGGTAGCAGAATGCAAGTAGCAAGTGATGCAACATAGAGCAAAGAGATGAAATTTAGCACGGAAAAGCTGGCAAGAAGTAATGCAATCATGTTAATCTCAAGACCATAGACATTGAACATATTCTCTATCCAAAACTTCAGGAACACTTTTAAAGTAGCAATCTGCATGTGAAGTCTCTCATTTCTCAAGATACGAATCCTCTTTCTATTCAACTTATGGCCACCTCTGGAACTTCCAGAAatgcataaatatttttgtgcGTAGCTTTCAGTGACCCCAGTTCCATAGGATGTAGGATCTGGCCCCTGAGGTACAAAAGTGCTGAGAGATGGCCATGAGTTGCGTCTTgcgtcttttcttttttctaaaaggaCGCTAGCAGCTGTTGATAGCTTACTTTCTGTTGTTCCACTTGAGACCTCTTCTGATGTACCAAACAAAGCACAAGGCTCCTCCACTTTTCCAACATTTCCAAAACTGCGTGGTCTCTTTTCCAACCAACGGAAGACATTGTACTGAAGTATACATGAAGCAATAACCAAAACTTTTCCTCTCAAGCCTGATTCTAGACCTGAGAATGAAGGCTTGTAGAGCCGCAATCCAAggaaaagaaacagagaagacTGCTTTTGATCAGAAATTTTTTTGTCCTGGTCAATGAATAACTGGAAAAGATACTCAATCATCACAAGAAGTCCTGAATAAACGATGAACAGTTTTGATGGGCTCCTAGAAGACTTGGGTAAAGTTGAACAAACGACCAAGCCAACAAGATATAGAAAACCAAATACGCTTAAAGGGGACAGAGATGCATAGAAAAGGGAAAGACTTAATATCTTCTCGCTGTGCAAGATCAGAAGACGTTTCACAAATATAAGGGAACCCTTTTTTGGTGCATTAACATAACGCGATTGTGAGTTCTTGCTTTCCCTCCTCTCGTAACTACAAAGTTGCATCACAATCAACACAGCAAGGGACTCCCGTATATTTTCCAAAATGGAAGCTTCTGGTTTATATGCAAAGGCAAAAGAAACATCAACCATCCTGGACAACCATGTACGAAAACTGGAGAAGACACTCAAGCCATAAATGAGAATAAACACCGCAACTGCATAAACTTTCAGTGGTAACCAAAGGCGCTTTTTTGTCTTCCCCACAAGTTGTCTTCCAATCACCCACAATAGAAGGAAGAACAGGTAAccaaaggaaataaaattagGTCTTACTTGGTACACCGAAAGAAGAATTGTCAGAAAGGCAATGGGGGTTCCACATGATCGATATACTGAAAGAAACTTTTGTCCAATTGCATTGAGAAATGATACTATCTTTTTCTCTgaagatcaagaaaaatatattaaaaacctGATAGAGTTTTCACAACAGAGGAATTAAAAGGCGTGGTCAAACAGGATCATTTTATAAgttctaaaaattaataaaggcAACATGGTAAAATAATCAGAAAAGCTACAGAAATAATCTTTGCACTAGAAACTCGCCATATCATGTCAGAGGTTCTGATGCTAATATTTATTAACATCTCCCTAAGGTTTAAACTTAGTTTTAAGCCTTCTCATCAGTAAAAATAGATGGTAGCCAGTATCAGAAACACTTGCACATTGTTGAATAGTCATAaagcaaaaaccaaaatcatttttaaaaatattttgacaatGGATGAGTTATACCATGAGAGGAGTTATTATCGTGGTTCTGTCTGGATCTTGATGTATGAATTGATAACAGAACCGATTTGATTAGACCAGCTCTCAAGATAGTAAGCCCAATTGGAGGGCAAGGAGTATTCTGCATAACTGCTGAAAATGAGGACAGCATTTCAAATCCATGATTATGGATGGTACAAACGCATGCAAGCGCTATGATCTTCAAGAAATCCCCAGTGCTAGTTTGACTAAGAAAACCTACAGCAATTAATGAAAGataagatatttataaattgcatcaacaaacaaacacaaatgaTTGCTTGCACTCAGAAGGGAGGCAGTACAAAGAAACTCAGATGAGGAGCCTCAATAACAAGTATCAAAATCTACTGTTTACCTAATTGTGAAAGAAGTTCCATAGTAAATGAGAATTTCTGTTTCAAGACTTCTGATATCAGTTTAAGCTGGAGAATGTACAACATTGCGAAATGTGCCTCACATAGAAGAACCAGGGATTGGCGTATCTCTCTGCTGATCGAGTTGCTTAACAGATATATCAGAAAGAAAATCACTGATTCATGAATCAGAAATTGGCAAGGGTGAGTACATTGTCTACTGAGATTGTCAAATCATAACACAATGCACTAAAATATCCAGAAGAATATGATAAATATCGGCGAAACAGTTGGATGTACTCAAGGAATTTCACACCTATGAAGAATGTTTTTCGCATCATGTGAATAGTGAATCGCATAGATACACATATGAATAAGATGCGTTACTTCAACTTACTATATACAGATTGAATGAAGCCTGCTGGTTTCAATGCAATAAGAAATATCAGCAACAGTACTATAGCACGAGAGCTTTTGCGAAGTCCCCATGCTATTGTAGCAACAATCAATACTTTGGTTTCTTCACTCTCTGAAATGTAAATGCAACTGAAATTATGGCCCGCAACCATGGAAATATTCCAAGAATAACTAAACTAAACTGAAAACCATCAACAAGAAATTCGTGAAATTCATAACTTTGAATTCCAATCAACTGTGAAGAAAGACAGAATCAAGTGAACATATCCACATGCTATGCTCTTACCCTTTCTAAACTTCCATGACTTATGATGTGTCAGTGTAGCTACAGTAAGGACCAAGGGGTGGCTATATaatcaagaaagaaaggaaatggtCCTAGTCCACAAAAAGTTCCCAAGAAATTTGTGTCCCTCTTAACTTTTATTCTTGTATGGTGTGAAACCATTGCTGCTACAGTTTTCTTCTAACAATTATTATTTCGTACTATCTAGGAACCAGGAAGAAACAATGTCAAGTGAAAAGGAAACAACCGTCCTATAAAGGAATCGAAACAGTCCAGCCAAAGTGAATCCATGCAGCTGCAGAAATAAACTAAATTGGTGCAAAGAGTCCAGTAAGACTATTTTCTTTCCTCACCTTCAACTACAAAATCATGATTTGAAAGCTCCCTATCCTCATCTGACAAGTAGAGGAAAACAGAATTGTTCACCAGATTGACCAAAGAAACAAGGACACCAAGACAAAATTGTGCAAGAAGATAAAATCCCGGAATCGGGTAATGCCATAAGCCAATAGTTTCCCAAATTTCCACACCCTGAAAACATGTTCAAAAGATCTTACTACAGTAATCTCTAATGATTGTGAAAATAGGACATAAAGTACGCACTCAATGAAGAATACCTTCCACATTTTCTTATTTAGGACTGTAAATGCCACGTTGAAGATATAGGTGCTGGTGGCCCATAGGAGAATGAAAACAAGCAGCAGACCATTTAATCGGTGCAAGCGGAACAGTGAAGGGAATGCATATAGAATGTAACCAACATAAGCAAGTAGTCCGAATGCACATAAACTTGCAAAATGAAAACTCCAAAATGACAGAGCAAACAAGGAAATCTGTCACGGGTAATACAAAAAGGTATTAAGTAAGGAAACCAACTAAGGAATAGTAGAAACCAGTTGCAAGATGAATTATTTCTGAAaagaagatggaaaaaaaaagagagagttaaTGCCAAAGCCTACCGGAAAACCATAAGTAAAAAAGTTAACGCTAAAGGTCCGGAAAACTGCTCCTCTCAACAACACATTGGTGTTCCTTGCACCAGATCTAGGATAAAGACGAGGAACAAAGTAAAGCATCAagtaccataaaaaaaaattgtcgaGGCTCAAGCTGAAGCCATACAGAAAGTTCATATCATAAAGCAGCACAGCAAATTACCTCGTTTcagaaatgaaaaatgaatgcTTAAGGGGAAGCAATCGCTCATTCAAATTGTTTTCTCTTGTTGACATGATGAAATTCATTTCTGTCAGATCACATCTGATCCAGGATAGCTGTTATGGAAAGAATGTCGCTGAATGTTGTGATTAAGGAAATGAAGCACTCCCATatgaacaagaaaaagaaacaagaaattgtCTTGTGCAGCGCtaagatatatttttgagtAGATTAAGAGGCATATACTTGTTGCTTTTCTAGCATTCTGCTTCCAAAGAATTCACATGCAATTCCATCATTGCAAATCAGCAGTTACAATAAGTTTGGTCTAAATCATAGAAATCAGATATTATGAAATctgcttttaaatttatataaacttgAAACAAGTCCCGCTCACCATAATGTAGAAAAGTAGAAGTGAAAGACCAGAACAAATTTCTGAAAGCTCTGGTCGTGAAGGTATTTTATAGAGACCAATGAAACCAGCTACACATTCAATTGTCCCAGAAACCTCGATGGGAAGTTGGTATACATACAGCAGGAAAATGTTCAAGCCTGCATACATGAAAAGATACCTCCACCACCTTCAAACCCATACAAGTTAATGTAAATCAGTGAAGCTGACATTTCATTCAAAAGAACAACTAAGATTAGTCAGCTAAGTGTATGAAACTTACTGGAATAGGCCCAGAAAGTTGCTTGTTAGAGACCAGTTGACTAGTCCAATACAGCTACAAATGAAAAATGGTAAAGATGCCCAAGACGGGTGACTAATTCCCACAACCAACTGTACAGCAGGCAGCAATAAGCAGCATAAAACCCTGAGATGAGAACCTTCCAAGGATCAAAAGAAATAATCCAAAATCAACACCTGAGGGCATAgtaatttaacaaaagaagaaTAATCTATGCTCAAGCCAATTAATtgtgaattaaaaatatagttggaGAAATTTATCTGGACATTACAAGCGATTATATGATTGGCCAGAGGATGGAAACTTGCAATTGTTTCAATGATTCAGATGCAATGAATCTGGCAACTCAATAAACTAGGGAAAAGGATTCTCTTCAGACAAACATGTTGATTTTGGACAAGAGAAGTTGTTCTGGAAAATGATTCTATAGTACCTAATTACACAAGGGCTGAAATAAAATAGGAAATCAAATGGAGATTTGGGAGGGGAAGATGAATCAAGTGCTGAAGTTGAAGCATATTTTACTATTTGTTTGCAAACCTGACCACATAAATGCTCAAGAAAAGCTTTGTCTCCAAACTAAATCACTAGAGAACCATAGTGGAAAGATATTTCATAGTTGTGCTTAAAAAGTGAAGATAGAACACATCTCAACTCAGGAAGATTCTATTGCTTAGTCTACAATGACAAACCTATAGTTATCTCTGGAGAATTCCATAGAACCTGATCAAATCTGCTCCTGTGGATTTCAATTACTGCAGCAAAAGCTGCCAATACGTGGATTACCAAAAAATACAGCAGAGATGGAGACCCCCAGGTCTGAACACTGCAACCACAGCATTGCAATAGTAAAGAATATTTGCTTAAGAAGTAACTATGTGTCTTCATGAAACTGCATTGAAGGGGTTCCTacaatgaaaaagataaaaagatgtTTTTGGCATCAGACCTTACCTTCGGAAACCAACTAACTTGACCCACTGAGCATCAGCAACACTCCAATCATCCCCCTTAAGAGCCCAGATAATATGAAATGTTGCACTTGAAAGAATAGCCAGTGAGGAAAGGGTAAGAGTACACCATGGTACAAGGGATTGTCTTCGAGATCGCAAGCCTATTAGCCAATGAGGAAAGTATGACTTAAGAAACATAATACAATTTCCGAGAGGTTGATAATCTTCCTGAGCACATGAAACATAACAATTCACTCAACAAAATGGCAACTTCATATGCAAGAGAGCACACAACCAGGTGCACAAAGTGAATGGAGGACCATTTAGTTTGCACGCCTAAATATACAAAAAGATTGACCCTGGACAAGATAAAATGGAGAAAAAGGATGAAgtaacttttcaaaatatagAATTAGCTTTTACATATATGTGTGTGATGTGCATGCTTGACCAATGTGTCCTGGCATGGACAGACCAGCTGCCATACACAGCCACTTCACAAAATCTAGAGCTGTATGAATGGTAAGTGCAAGGATGTCTTTTAATGCAGATTTAAGAGGAAGAAGATTTGGTAACACCAATATCTTGCAATACCATTGcaatagaaaaaatcaatataacaaCATAGAAAATGCCTTACTGGCTTTTCATGTGATTGATAACCATTAAAAGCATTCATGGTGCTCAAGCCCTAATCACTTGATCCTCTGGGCTGGACATGGCTTGTCTAACAGGAACAATATGTGATATAACACAACAAGACAACATTGATAATCAAGACAACATATATAACATCAATTGCTTACCGTTTTTTGGTGCACTATGCTGAATGAAAAGAAAGGCTAACAGATCGGCCAGAGATATCAAACTCCAATTGAACAAGGCGGCTGGATGCAATAGGGAAGACAACGAGAGAAAGATTTAGCTGGTAGAATAAGACTGAATTGCGCACCACCAAACCTCTTTGCAGGAGCAGATTACAACACCAAATATATGTAAACTCAATCTCAGTGAAACTTAAAAGACAGGAAATTTACCATTAGAACTGCTTATAGCCCAATTCAGTTGGCAGATTGAAATATCAGTAATTCAATAACTAAAATCTTATCATGCCCATTCAACACATTTGACATCATGGTCTAAGTAGAAAAATCTAACGCAGTTTGatagtttatatttataataaagcCTTCAGttaaatcaaaatcattttatgtCAGATGATCTCTTATTACATCCACTTTCAGCAGATATCAATAAAGGACAAGGTCATCCAC is a genomic window of Populus alba chromosome 5, ASM523922v2, whole genome shotgun sequence containing:
- the LOC118051449 gene encoding piezo-type mechanosensitive ion channel homolog, with the translated sequence MRGFVSGFVLPMLLLAAALFNWSLISLADLLAFLFIQHSAPKNGLRSRRQSLVPWCTLTLSSLAILSSATFHIIWALKGDDWSVADAQWVKLVGFRSVQTWGSPSLLYFLVIHVLAAFAAVIEIHRSRFDQVLWNSPEITIGSHLRVLCCLLLPAVQLVVGISHPSWASLPFFICSCIGLVNWSLTSNFLGLFQWWRYLFMYAGLNIFLLYVYQLPIEVSGTIECVAGFIGLYKIPSRPELSEICSGLSLLLFYIMLSWIRCDLTEMNFIMSTRENNLNERLLPLKHSFFISETRSGARNTNVLLRGAVFRTFSVNFFTYGFPISLFALSFWSFHFASLCAFGLLAYVGYILYAFPSLFRLHRLNGLLLVFILLWATSTYIFNVAFTVLNKKMWKGVEIWETIGLWHYPIPGFYLLAQFCLGVLVSLVNLVNNSVFLYLSDEDRELSNHDFVVEESEETKVLIVATIAWGLRKSSRAIVLLLIFLIALKPAGFIQSVYMIFFLIYLLSNSISREIRQSLVLLCEAHFAMLYILQLKLISEVLKQKFSFTMELLSQLGFLSQTSTGDFLKIIALACVCTIHNHGFEMLSSFSAVMQNTPCPPIGLTILRAGLIKSVLLSIHTSRSRQNHDNNSSHEKKIVSFLNAIGQKFLSVYRSCGTPIAFLTILLSVYQVRPNFISFGYLFFLLLWVIGRQLVGKTKKRLWLPLKVYAVAVFILIYGLSVFSSFRTWLSRMVDVSFAFAYKPEASILENIRESLAVLIVMQLCSYERRESKNSQSRYVNAPKKGSLIFVKRLLILHSEKILSLSLFYASLSPLSVFGFLYLVGLVVCSTLPKSSRSPSKLFIVYSGLLVMIEYLFQLFIDQDKKISDQKQSSLFLFLGLRLYKPSFSGLESGLRGKVLVIASCILQYNVFRWLEKRPRSFGNVGKVEEPCALFGTSEEVSSGTTESKLSTAASVLLEKRKDARRNSWPSLSTFVPQGPDPTSYGTGVTESYAQKYLCISGSSRGGHKLNRKRIRILRNERLHMQIATLKVFLKFWIENMFNVYGLEINMIALLLASFSVLNFISLLYVASLATCILLPRGIIQKLWPKFVVLFGSVTALEYLASWQTSWKQHALGEVEVPCNDCWRSSDMYFNHCQKCWLGTLVDDPRMLISYYLVFMLSCFKFRADRLSSFSVLETYQQMMSRYKNSSLSDLSFETKCLWTILDYLRLYSYCHLLDLVLALILITGTLEFDILHLGYLGFALVFFRMRLEILKRKNEIFKFLRMYNFALIVLSLAYQSPFAGDFCEGNCETIDYISEVVGFHKYDYGFRITSRSALVEIIIFMLVALQSFMFAALDFDHVSRYLEAEQIDTIINEQEKRAAWKTAQLHQIRKSEDQKRLRNLQVEKMKSEMLNLQTQLHSLNTCANCGDIQNEGIRRRRNSSLNTDAGNSSLENLEINFRKQPVNLSSDLIYSFDMNESLRSERFGSSSAVNSRNHSMDFLGDVILLNNRAASYECWDSHKRDGERFRVKTNPLVSIVHLFSDGVSQAKSVGKMAVSNLVTFFNIKHEEPDSSDDSSDGDVYYEIENQNIGSEPIERAFSTQSDSVQTTSAYRQIQMILLYMWEQMRSNNDIVCYCCFVLIFLWNFSLLSMVYPAVLFLYALCVNTGPLSMFWVIMLIYTEMCIFVQYLYQIIIQHCGLTFNISLLQELGFPTHKILSSFVISNLPLFLVYLFTLLQTSITARDRTITEARSQKRRNNFQEEVVQGCMMRIETLLFSAKNVLKRLIRSLFRYWKSLTLGAETPPYFVQVSMKVDVWPEDGIQPQRIKSGINKLLKVMHNKRCQKKNHLHSVSNIRVQSIERSPENDNIALAVFEVLCASPLTGCTNVDLYKSLTPAADVAYEILEAQRAGIVKEIRFPYPILSVIGGGKKDIDLYAYVFCADLAVFFLVAIFYQSVIKNNSEFLEVYQLEDQFPKEFVFILMVIFFLIVLDRVIYLCSFATGKVLFYLFNLALFTYSVTEYAWYTEPQHRHAGRLALRAIYLTKAVSLALQAIQIRFGVPHESTLYRQFLTSSISRINHMGFRVYRALPFLYELRCVLDWSCTTTSLTMYDWLKLEDIHASLFLVKCDAVLNRAKHRQGEKQPKRTKFCNGICLFFVLLCVIWTPILMYSSGNPTNIANPIKDASIHIDIKTLSGRLTLFETTLCEKISWDELDSHHDLDPQGYLSEYNEKDIQLICCQADASTLWHVPPVVQTRYMRSLRSNMDIIFSWQLTRDRPKGKEVVRYELIVQDEDLPAYSDVMAVLNGTTNSFRIFNVYPRYFRVTGSGEVRLLERSVDLVSGDLVLNRGNPEWWSFHDIDFSSGCGQFGGPMAIIVSEETPQGILGETLSKFSIWGLYITFVLAVGRFIRLQCADLRMRIPFENLPSCDRLMAICEDIYAARAEGELEVEEVLYWTLVKIYRSPHMLLEYTKPD